Proteins found in one Kwoniella bestiolae CBS 10118 chromosome 1, complete sequence genomic segment:
- a CDS encoding 40S ribosomal protein eS10: MLISKQNRRVIYETLFKEGVLVAPKDFNRPAHPDIPSVRNLEVIKAMQSLTSKGYVKTQFSWQWYYYTLTEEGLAYLREFLNLPSEIVPQTHMKPARPQGRPSGYGGNREGREGGAYRAPRGDREYRRRDDGAEKEGASGDYRPRFGGVGRGAGAPPS; encoded by the exons ATGTTGATTTCCAAGCAAAACAGACGAGTT ATCTACGAAACCCTCTTCAAGGAGGGTGTTTTGGTCGCTCCTAAGGATTTCAACCGACCTGCCCACCCCGATATCCCCTCCGTCCGAAACCTCGAGGTCATCAAGGCTATGCAATCCCTCACCTCTAAGGGATACGTCAAGACCCAATTCTCATGGCAATGGTACTACTACACCCTCACCGAAGAGGGTCTCGCCTACCTCCGAGAgttcctcaacctcccctctgAGATCGTTCCTCAGACTCACATGAAACCCGCCAGACCTCAAGGTCGACCATCCGGTTACGGTGGAAacagagaaggaagagagggaggtgcCTACAGAGCTCCTCGAGGTGATAGGGAATacagaagaagggatgatggtgctgagaaggagggtgcCTCTGGCGACTACAGACCT CGATTCGGAGGTGTCGGTCGAGGTGCCGGTGCTCCCCCCTCATAA